The proteins below come from a single Papaver somniferum cultivar HN1 chromosome 11, ASM357369v1, whole genome shotgun sequence genomic window:
- the LOC113321665 gene encoding cation/H(+) antiporter 15-like gives MSLINISFADNGATTQTFVICYSPSLITSNGFFQGDNPLDFALPLFILQLATIVLMIRVFVYLLKPFRQPRVIAEIFGGVILGPSVLGRIEEFSDRLFPIRSIMVLETMANIGLLYYLFLVGLEMDLSIIRRTGKKSLVVAVAGMALPFLVAAAASSKLMPPHMHHKGREEMLDKTIFILFFGVAISVTAFPVLARILAELKLLGTDLGKIAMSSAIVNDMLAWILLGMGIALAECRNVAEHGKEHKNTDIPLYWVVILSTAFVGFCIFVLRPGIGWLIRRTPEGEAVSDFHTCLILTGVMLCGFITDSIGTHSIFGAFMFGLVIPNGPLGSNMIEKLEDFVSGLLLPLFFAISGLRTNVSSMTYSADWIWTLIILILCSLAKIGATFLTAVFYEMPTRDGFALGLLMNTKGLIEMIVLNVGRDQKVLNDEIFALMVIIAILTTAVIIPTVTAVYRPGRRFVAYKRRTIQKSKPDAELRLLACIHNPRNVPTAISLLDISHPNKKSPIYVYALQLVELTGRASAMLIVHNTRKSGRPAVNRTQAQSDQIVTAFEIYEQHAAFVSVQPLTAISPYSTMHEDICNLAEEKRVSMIVVPFHKQQTIDGEMEAPNPAFRTVNQNVLANAPCSVGILVDRGLGASARTTNPHGAHHIVVIFFSGPDDREALAYALRMSDSPHVSLTVLRFIPGDDAKGWFKRHENDSSADSGTLGVVTDKEKERQMDEDSISDFILRTRDNDSVVYTESVTNNGEETVSTIRSMDNIHDLYIVGRGQGMITPLTAGLTDWSECPELGAIGDLLASADFSLAVSVLVVQQYVGMGIQGDGVATPDSPAQQQPDQQFDQLMSMPRNHGSR, from the exons ATGTCGCTAATTAATATATCGTTTGCAGACAATGGAGCAACGACGCAAACTTTCGTTATTTGTTACTCACCAAGTCTCATCACATCTAATGGATTTTTTCAGGGTGATAATCCATTGGATTTTGCTCTTCCCCTCTTCATTTTGCAGCTAGCAACCATTGTCCTTATGATTCGTGTGTTTGTTTATCTTCTCAAACCTTTTCGCCAACCTAGGGTCATCGCTGAGATCTTT GGCGGTGTTATTTTAGGTCCATCAGTGCTGGGAAGAATAGAGGAGTTTTCTGACAGACTTTTTCCTATTAGAAGTATAATGGTATTAGAAACCATGGCAAATATTGGTCTCCTCTATTACTTGTTCTTAGTTGGTCTAGAAATGGACCTTTCCATTATCAGACGCACGGGTAAGAAATCGTTAGTAGTTGCTGTCGCTGGCATGGCTTTACCATTTCTTGTAGCAGCAGCTGCATCTTCCAAGTTAATGCCTCCGCATATGCATCATAAAGGCCGTGAGGAAATGTTAGATAAAACgattttcattctcttctttgGAGTTGCTATTTCAGTCACAGCTTTCCCAGTTTTAGCTAGAATTCTTGCGGAACTAAAACTTCTAGGCACCGACCTTGGTAAAATAGCGATGTCTTCTGCGATTGTTAATGATATGTTGGCATGGATATTGTTAGGTATGGGTATAGCTCTTGCGGAGTGCCGAAATGTAGCTGAACATGGCAAAGAACATAAAAATACCGATATCCCTCTCTACTGGGTTGTAATTTTAAGTACTGCCTTTGTGGGTTTTTGTATTTTCGTTCTCAGGCCGGGAATTGGATGGCTTATACGAAGAACACCTGAAGGAGAGGCTGTTAGTGATTTCCATACATGTTTGATTCTGACAGGAGTAATGTTATGTGGATTTATTACTGATTCGATTGGAACTCATTCGATTTTTGGCGCATTTATGTTCGGATTGGTGATACCAAATGGACCATTGGGATCTAATATGATAGAAAAATTGGAAGATTTTGTGTCTGGTTTGCTACTACCTCTGTTTTTCGCTATAAGTGGGTTGAGGACTAATGTAAGTAGCATGACTTACTCTGCCGACTGGATATGGACGTTAATCATTTTAATTTTGTGTAGTCTGGCCAAGATTGGTGCGACATTTCTGACTGCGGTCTTTTATGAGATGCCAACCAGAGATGGATTCGCTCTTGGATTGCTTATGAACACTAAAGGTCTTATTGAAATGATTGTGTTGAATGTTGGCAGAGACCAGAAG GTACTGAATGATGAAATCTTTGCACTCATGGTGATTATAGCTATTCTAACTACCGCGGTTATAATCCCAACTGTAACTGCAGTCTACAGACCTGGAAGGCGTTTTGTTGCTTACAAGCGTAGAACTATACAGAAATCCAAACCAGACGCTGAGCTCCGATTATTAGCGTGCATCCACAATCCTCGCAACGTGCCAACAGCTATCAGCCTCCTTGATATCTCTCACCCAAACAAAAAATCCCCTATCTATGTTTATGCACTCCAGCTTGTCGAACTCACAGGACGTGCGTCTGCCATGCTTATTGTTCATAACACTCGCAAGTCTGGTCGCCCTGCTGTGAACAGAACTCAAGCACAAAGTGATCAAATTGTAACTGCATTTGAAATTTACGAGCAACATGCAGCATTTGTCTCTGTCCAACCTCTTACCGCTATTTCTCCTTACTCAACAATGCACGAAGATATATGTAACCTCGCCGAAGAAAAAAGGGTTTCTATGATTGTTGTTCCTTTCCACAAACAACAGACCATTGATGGAGAAATGGAAGCGCCAAATCCAGCTTTCCGAACAGTAAATCAGAATGTACTTGCAAATGCTCCATGTTCTGTTGGAATTCTTGTAGATCGCGGATTAGGTGCTTCAGCAAGAACTACAAATCCCCATGGTGCACACCATATAGTCGTTATCTTCTTCAGTGGCCCTGACGATAGAGAGGCCTTGGCATATGCATTGAGAATGTCAGACAGCCCTCATGTTAGCCTCACGGTTCTTCGTTTTATTCCGGGGGATGACGCAAAAGGGTGGTTCAAACGTCATGAAAATGATTCTTCTGCAGATAGCGGAACGCTAGGGGTTGTTACTGATAAGGAAAAAGAGAGACAGATGGATGAGGATAGTATTAGTGATTTCATACTGAGAACTAGGGACAATGATTCGGTTGTTTATACGGAGTCAGTCACAAACAACGGAGAAGAGACGGTTTCAACTATTAGATCTATGGATAATATTCATGATTTGTATATAGTTGGAAGAGGACAGGGTATGATAACACCTCTTACGGCAGGTCTTACTGATTGGAGTGAGTGTCCAGAGCTGGGTGCAATCGGAGATTTGCTAGCATCGGCAGATTTTTCTTTAGCAGTGTCAGTATTAGTGGTGCAGCAATATGTGGGGATGGGAATTCAAGGTGATGGGGTAGCAACACCTGATAGCCCTGCACAACAACAACCTGACCAACAGTTCGACCAGCTCATGTCCATGCCAAGGAACCATGGCAGCAGGTAA